A portion of the Sabethes cyaneus chromosome 3, idSabCyanKW18_F2, whole genome shotgun sequence genome contains these proteins:
- the LOC128743597 gene encoding uncharacterized protein LOC128743597: MDKSTAKAKRRQDKCHKKRPPVKASEAPQKSTKSTVSTSEPLVIYDDRYSKRPIESNWSVHREISSESESEDDQARAADFEELLRLPHSISGHFFLSTEKHWLKEASESPISTGNRFKIDTKHLNASLATIPFHERNEYHTEIFVDSEIISMKLKAELETKKYQNLCAKLESSKKMSYSGKTPPVKSPAKSNALPLNLSSKNDAPVSTPSPPPQQPVPCLIGPMALPPELRSNPHVTGSYTSIPLEATADVGQDEMKKDNEINSPKATKAEQTKSAVENNSSTAKEETKEAIQQWLDDILDM, translated from the exons ATGGATAAAAGTACCGCAAAG GCCAAGCGTCGGCAGGACAAGTGCCACAAAAAACGACCGCCAGTAAAAGCAAGCGAAGCACCTCAAAAAAGTACCAAGAGTACGGTCAGTACGTCGGAACCACTCGTCATATATGACGACCGCTACTCAAAGCGTCCAATCGAGTCAAATTGGTCCGTCCACCGAGAAATATCCTCTGAGTCAGAGTCGGAGGACGATCAAGCTAGGGCTGCAGACTTTGAGGAATTACTTCGATTGCCACACTCTATCAGTGGCCATTTCTTTCTCAGTACCGAAAAGCACTGGTTGAAGGAAGCATCCGAATCTCCCATAAGTACGGGAAATCGTTTTAAAATTGATACAAAACACTTGAACGCTAGCCTCGCTACGATACCGTTTCACGAAAGAAACGAATATCACACCGAAATATTCGTGGATTCTGAAATTATTTCTATGAAATTAAAAGCCGaacttgaaactaaaaaataccAGAATTTGTGCGCAAAGCTAGAGTCCAGCAAAAAGATGTCCTATTCGGGAAAAACACCTCCAGTAAAAAGCCCTGCGAAAAGCAACGCATTGCCGTTGAACCTTTCCTCAAAAAATGATGCTCCCGTGTCGACACCGTCGCCACCACCGCAACAGCCAGTTCCTTGCTTGATTGGACCGATGGCATTACCTCCGGAGTTACGGAGTAATCCCCACGTAACGGGGAGCTACACTTCGATACCGTTGGAAGCTACAGCAGATGTCGGCCAGGATGAGATGAAAAAAGATAACGAAATTAACTCGCCAAAGGCGACTAAGGCCGAACAGACTAAATCTGCGGTTGAAAACAATTCCAGCACTGCCAAGGAGGAGACAAAGGAAGCTATTCAACAGTGGCTCGATGATATACTTGACATGTGA
- the LOC128742729 gene encoding cytoplasmic 60S subunit biogenesis factor ZNF622 has product MSNLSGCYTCLNCSVRFQNAEMQREHYKTDWHRYNLKRKIAELPPVSVEEFEKRINQQKSADAAALEDQALYCKACKKLFKSKNAHDNHLDSRKHKDNLKEFLTQNADSGLNQQADVSEKSTRVTAGDDHQQMDADVEEVDSDQWDEDWDNPIENNDCLFCQHHSEDLIKNIKHMGIVHSFFIPDAEYCIDVEGLLTYLAEKICRDFICTWCNEKGRTFYSLDAVRNHMVEKGHCKMLHEGAALAEYVDFYDYSTSYPDHNEQMDVDEELEPPQTLDGDDFQMVLPSGAVIGHRSLLRYYKQRINPSRAVVVKKSSQKLHKVLAEYRALGWTSTQQEAAARNARDMHVMKRQQAKLIQQIGVKANKLQKHFRVQCNF; this is encoded by the exons ATGTCCAATCTATCCGGTTGTTACACGTGTCTCAATTGTAGCGTTCGCTTCCAGAATGCGGAAATGCAGCGGGAGCACTACAAAACGGACTGGCATCGGTACAATTTAAAGCGCAAGATAGCGGAGCTTCCTCCGGTTAGTGTAGAGGAATTCGAAAAACGGATTAACCAGCAGAAGAGTGCCGACGCGGCGGCTCTCGAAGACCAAGCCCTTTACTGTAAAGCCTGCAAAAAGCTGTTCAAATCGAAGAATGCTCACGATAATCACCTGGACAGTCGTAAACATAAGGATAATTTGAAGGAGTTTCTAACTCAGAACGCTGATTCAGGATTAAATCAACAAGCGGATGTTTCGGAGAAGTCCACCAGAGTAACAGCTGGAGATGACCACCAGCAAATGGATGCAGATGTCGAAGAAGTCGATTCAGATCAGTGGGACGAAGATTGGGACAATCCGATTGAGAacaatgattgtttgttttgcCAGCATCATAGTGAGGATTTGATTAAGAACATCAAGCACATGGGAATTGTACATTCCTTTTTCATACCCGATGCTGAATATTGCATTGATGTGGAAGGTTTGCTGACGTATTTGGCGGAGAAAATCTGCCGAGATTTTATTTGTACTTGGTGCAACGAAAAAGGACGAACCTTCTACTCGTTGGACGCCGTTAGGAATCACATGGTAGAGAAGGGCCATTGTAAGATGCTGCACGAAGGGGCAGCTTTAGCGGAGTATGTGGACTTTTATGATTATAGTACTAGTTATCCGGATCAT AACGAACAAATGGATGTTGACGAAGAGCTAGAGCCGCCACAGACGCTCGATGGCGACGATTTTCAAATGGTACTTCCATCCGGCGCGGTCATCGGACACCGTTCACTGCTCCGGTACTACAAGCAGCGCATCAACCCGAGCCGAGCCGTGGTGGTGAAAAAATCCAGCCAAAAGTTGCACAAAGTACTGGCTGAGTATCGGGCTCTCGGCTGGACCTCGACTCAGCAGGAAGCCGCGGCTCGTAATGCACGCGATATGCACGTCATGAAACGACAGCAAGCCAAACTTATTCAGCAAATCGGCGTGAAGGCGAACAAATTGCAGAAACACTTCCGGGTGCAGTGCAACTTCTAA